In the genome of Podospora pseudocomata strain CBS 415.72m chromosome 7, whole genome shotgun sequence, the window gctctgcatgcctccgcattcttcacactacctccagccactcgatgtcggctgcttggggccattgaagcaggcgtacggccgccagatcgaggacttgatgcgcatgcatatcaaccacgtaagcaagctcgagttcctctgtgccttccgcgaggcctttttgcctctataacagagaagaatatacagggtggctttgcaggtgctggccttgcgccgtacgatccagagagggtgctttcaagctagatgtaaagcttcgtacgccaacacctccaaactcacggcccggcactgcacaaccttgggtcttccagacaccacacaaccccgagaagctgactcgcagtcaacgcttatcaagactcgcattgccaaccatcaaaatagctccccgacttcaatgttggctgctgtggaccagcttgctaagagtacaatggctgtgatgcaccaggtggctctccttcgtgcagagaacacttcactccgcaaggccaacgaggcactaagtaagcgccggagagccaaaaaacacgtgtgcggctcgaggatcacttactgtgcaagatgcaaaggatatacttgaccagaaggccgtgggtggggaggcagcgcaagaaacgcagcaggatggcggtaatgcaggggagctcgtacgaaggttcggtgctgtggtgtgtgcggcaagcctggccataatgcacgtacatgccaggaggctgcagaatcatctgattcatctgtttctgattcagttattgtagtttcctagtgttgtggttgtgtaattgaggatagttgtggtagggtaacagagagtgcgcgactcgcttatatgcgcgactcgcttataatgtacgttaccTTATATACGAAGGAACTAGCTAGGttgtagatagttccgcagtatgcaatgCAAGTCCCAATCGTTGGTATCTtgactattgtgattgagacaagctATTGTTGTAtactgtttagctgtaccaaaccaggattgttcagaagtgccttgGACTAGTATCCTTTTCAGAGGTTCTAGATAGAGGTTCGTCACAGAGGGCCTCACAGGGCCTCGCACACCACAACGGGTGACGCAACTAgtgaaatggtgagaaaacacacaaaacaaccacaacaccacaaatatACCTTCAACAGGTCCCTGAATGAACACACCTGCGTGACAATGActcgctcgcaggccgcacttcacGCAGGACACTATGGGCTCCCAGGCCACATAATAAGCACCAGATTggcctgatcagagggcCAAAATTGCCTGCACGTTTGCAAGGCACAAAATTTGAAGAAATAAAAGTCGATGATCTGTCTAAAATAGAATGTGAGAAGCAGACTGCTTTTatacatgacccctgaaccccccgAATCCTCCGTGAGCCCCACTTCCTCACTCATACCCTCAGGCCTGTGgccgcaccccaaaccaTTAGCTTAGGCTAATATATAGAGGACTCGGCTCAGCTCAGTTCACCATTGAGCTTAGCTAAATTTAGCTCGCCTTATTATCTACACTGCATCTAGGTACCTAGCGACACTCACCGTTGGATAGAACCGCAACACCACCTTGTTCTTTGTAAAATGTACGGTGGTTTGAGTGAAACTTATATAGGTAGATATGTGAGAAAAGTCAGTAACTTGACCGGTCAAACTCGTGGATACCTATTTGCCTCTTCAAATCAACACGAAGCTTCCCGTCACTGACAACCTCTTAGCATTCACTTTCAGACTATGTGCCCCTTCTTTACATGTATTGACGTTCAGTGAAGCTGAGCTACTGTATCTGGATTTCGTATCATGATTCTACACTGTTTCAGAAGGCGGAATGCGATGCTGTCCACACAGATAAGAACTCATAGCTCTACAACGAGAACAATGACGCGACATTTATCCTACATAAGCTGCCCGTGAGAGCTATAATCTAGGTACGTAAATAGACTTTTCTTGAGGACCTTGATGACCAAAAAAAGCGCCGTGACAGGAAGACATTGAAATTCTAGATGAAGTGAAAATCGCTCAAAATACCAGTCACCCCACTAAAAATAGAAAAAAATAGGAAACAAGCGCAGAGAAGGATATTGAAAATCAATCAACCGTCGAAGGTCgactcttttctttccagcCGTCTGGCCATGAGACGCGAACAGAAAAGTTTCACTCGCCCTGTTTCGAGGAGTCTGACAAGACCTCAGGTTCTTCCTCCGAGGAGGCAGAAGACCGTtgatcatcttctccccacGAATCGTGCTCCAAGGTTGACTGAGATGCCGGGCTGTTCGTGCCTGAGCTGGCCCATGCTTGGTCTACCAATCCATAGAAACCAAGACCTTCATATACATGACCCGAACACGGCTCGCCAAGAAGATCCCGGAACGAATCTAAATCGGCGTTATCGAGAGAGGGGTAGATGTTTGGACGTGGGAGCTCTTCTTGGCCCTGGATCGCGCCATTCTGTAAGGCAAATCTGTGCATATCCTTGCGAAGGGTGGCAAGAGTGGTGGTTCCAAGGCCTGAAACTGAGTCTACCCCAAGAAGGTGATGGTATAGAGCCCCCAGACCAGCTGCCCACATCTTGATAATATGCTCATCCCCCGTTTCACGATGCAGATGAGGATTTGCAGTCTTGATCTGAACAATGCGGGTTGTCTGGGAAGCATTGGGCAGATTCGCGGATGGGATCTTGTTTCTCAGGAGCGGCTCAATGTACTGAAACGGCTCGATGGCATACCCGTttgccatcctcatcttcagcGCCATCTCCATGGTCATGGCGTGCTCCCCAGCGTTCCCCGTCGTGATGAACTCGTCCTGCTGTCCCGCTTTCGCAAACAGCCTGTTTAGAAACGAGTTGATGATGCGAGAACTTCGTCCTTGTTGGACGAACTCGATCCGACCAGTGCTCGCGCTGTATTTGGGCTTGCTAGCCCATGAGATGCGGACCATAACATCTTCGCGCTCTGTACCACTTTTGGCTGCAGAGCGTTGTGCTAAAGCAAACCCACCGGCGTACGCCTTGCAGTATTCTACCACGGAGCCCGGAATGCGATTATCGGCGTCGATGAAGCCAATGTattggtggtgtgggaaaTAGGACTTGGCCATGGCAATGCCCAAATacatcccctcccctttcccgtTTCGTATTCTCCCGGAAGCTGTATCTAGGATCTCGGGGACTCCTGCTTCCTTAAACGCCATTGCGGCGCCGGGATATTGCTGGTGTACAAAACACCCCTCCCTACCCCAAGCACAGAATCCTGCCAGCATTCTTTCTTGAGCCTCCCAACCGTTCTCTCCGTGCTGGTGAGAACAGTTCGACACCAAGATCACCGCGCAGCGGCTCGGGATGCCTGCGATCACCCCCCTGATGACGTCGACCGGCTCATCTTTGCAAGGCACGACAATGACCAATTTTTCGAGGATCCGGTCTAGCTCGTCTGGAAATACGGCCACGGTACTTTCTGCATCGTGATCAGGATCCTGGTTGTGTTGGGGCCGCCTTTGTGACTGATGCCCCGTCCTACCCAAACCGGACAGTTCCGATGCGCCATAGAGGCGGTTGTCCCTGTTGGTTGGTCGCGGCTCCAGTTCGACCACCTCCATCTGGGGCATAATGCACAGCGGGCCGAACGGCCGACTCCCGAGTGGTAGGGTGTAGCGCATTGTGGGTTGATGTCATTGATGTGTGGCTCGAACGTTTGTCATCGATCGTGAATCGAAGTTGTATTTCCAGAAACGAAGAAGTGTTGTCCGGGGCCGAGAAGATATGCCGCTGGATAGGTAGTTTAATAAGAAAAACAGATGGTCTGGCTGGAGGTCAGTCAGTCTTTAAAGAAAAAGATTGTCCAGGCTGGTGAAAGGGCTGTCTTGAATGGTACACCGGCCGGTAACACATACGTCGGTTGAGCAGTGCTTCCGCAACAAGGTCCGAGGGGTGACGCAATTTGATACCGCTTCCGGGCACGTTGTCGACGATATATATACACACCACCCAGGAAAGCATCGGCTTGCGAATGAAGCAATTCCAAAAGCTCACCGAACCTGGTTTGTGCACATGGGCCAACGAAAAGATCACGAGTAGTTTCTCACGGGTCTGCGAGCACGCGGCGCAACAATGAGCGGGCCTGGAAAAGTTCAGAAGAAACACTCGGCTGGATTGATTAGCAGGGGAATCGTGTGGTCATTGTGGGTTGGTTGTACAGAACCACCAGACAACCACTATGGAGTTACGGACAGCGAAACCGACTCCAAGTGCGTGCAGGATTGCTGGGTGCATAATGGACCCAAGCTAGTTTCACACGGACATCTTGGTAATCATCATGGTCGCACACACGCggcaagatggagggggaggggtccATGAGGCTATGTATATTTTGGACCCGAGGGCTTGGTTCATCAGACCGATCCCGGCCCATAAAATAAATACTTGCCCCTGAAGAAGCAGAGCCTCTCTTGTGATTGGCATTAGCTCTGCTGGGCTTGCGGTTTCTAGTTAGCTTGCTTACTCCGACGCCCCGGAAAAAGGACAGCTAACGAATACGACAGGCATGTCCACCAACAGCCACGGCCGTCACATCTGCCAGTGTCTCACAAACTCCTCCCTATCACTAGCAGAACATCACGACGTCGAAAGTCGGATAATTCCTATCTGGGACGTGTTGAGTTAAGGTGGCCACTAACGCCATGTTACCTAGTCAGGGGTCGATAGTAAGCTGCTGAGACGCTGTTGGCACATAGTCTCGCTCCCATCTGATCCACCTTCCTGCTTGGACATGCTATTCCCGGTTTCTTCTGAAAAATATCAAGAAAAAGCAGTTGCTAATTTCCTAACCCTTGGGGCAATGAATGACGTGCTACACAGGCCCGCCTGGCTACTAGCACACGAGCTCAGCTGCCCTGGACTTCCTTAGTTTGCGTTTGGCGCCACTTTTCTTTGCAACAGATGAGACATCTAGAAGTGAGTGGCACCTCCAGCTATCAAGGTACCTGTATACCTGACCCATGGTCTGTCAGGTGCATGTTGCAAGCTGACTAGTATTGAAGCTTGGATAGTTACACTAGATAGCCTGGAGTACCGAAAGTAGGTCATCTTGGCGAAGCCCTTGCTGAGCCTCGCCTGTCACGCAACATAGAAAAAATATAGGCGTGCTCGGTACATGCCTACCTATGATCTGATTCCAAGCAGGAAGTGACTATGTGCGTCTGATTGCATATAACAGTGTCACTATACCTTGAATTGCCGTGACTGAATGTGCGAAGCGACATGGTCAGGAGACCCCCAACAATTCGCACTGACCATCTGGGAtcctcttgttttgtttaTGATCGATGGGTGGAGATTGAAAAGGCCCGCCTATCGCGCTCCCAAGACTCAGGCTGGGACACAGACGCACACTTGCAGTTCTACAAA includes:
- a CDS encoding hypothetical protein (CAZy:GT55; COG:H; EggNog:ENOG503NWJN); the protein is MRYTLPLGSRPFGPLCIMPQMEVVELEPRPTNRDNRLYGASELSGLGRTGHQSQRRPQHNQDPDHDAESTVAVFPDELDRILEKLVIVVPCKDEPVDVIRGVIAGIPSRCAVILVSNCSHQHGENGWEAQERMLAGFCAWGREGCFVHQQYPGAAMAFKEAGVPEILDTASGRIRNGKGEGMYLGIAMAKSYFPHHQYIGFIDADNRIPGSVVEYCKAYAGGFALAQRSAAKSGTEREDVMVRISWASKPKYSASTGRIEFVQQGRSSRIINSFLNRLFAKAGQQDEFITTGNAGEHAMTMEMALKMRMANGYAIEPFQYIEPLLRNKIPSANLPNASQTTRIVQIKTANPHLHRETGDEHIIKMWAAGLGALYHHLLGVDSVSGLGTTTLATLRKDMHRFALQNGAIQGQEELPRPNIYPSLDNADLDSFRDLLGEPCSGHVYEGLGFYGLVDQAWASSGTNSPASQSTLEHDSWGEDDQRSSASSEEEPEVLSDSSKQGE